A part of Sus scrofa isolate TJ Tabasco breed Duroc chromosome 15, Sscrofa11.1, whole genome shotgun sequence genomic DNA contains:
- the MSTN gene encoding growth/differentiation factor 8 precursor (The RefSeq protein has 1 substitution compared to this genomic sequence): MQKLQIYVYIYLFMLIVAGPVDLNENSEQKENVEKEGLCNACMWRQNTKSSRLEAIKIQILSKLRLETAPNISKDAIRQLLPKAPPLRELIDQYDVQRDDSSDGSLEDDDYHATTETIITMPTESDLLMQVEGKPKCCFFKFSSKIQYNKVVKAQLWIYLRPVKTPTTVFVQILRLIKPMKDGTRYTGIRSLKLDMNPGTGIWQSIDVKTVLQNWLKQPESNLGIEIKALDENGHDLAVTFPGPGEDGLNPFLEVKVTDTPKRSRRDFGLDCDEHSTESRCCRYPLTVDFEAFGWDWIIAPKRYKASYCSGECEFVFLQKYPHTHLVHQANPRGSAGPCCTPTKMSPINMLYFNGKEQIIYGKIPAMVVDRCGCS; this comes from the exons atgCAAAAACTGCAAATCTATGTTTATATTTACCTGTTTATGCTGATTGTTGCTGGTCCCGTGGATCTGAATGAGAACAGCgagcaaaaggaaaatgtggaaaaagaGGGGCTGTGTAATGCATGTATGTGGAGACAAAACACTAAATCTTCAAGACTAGAAGCCATAAAAATTCAAATCCTCAGTAAACTTCGCCTGGAAACAGCTCCTAACATTAGCAAAGATGCTATAAGACAACTTTTGCCCAAAGCTCCTCCACTCCGGGAACTGATTGATCAGTACGATGTCCAGAGAGATGACAGCAGTGATGGCTCCTTGGAAGATGATGATTATCACGCTACGACGGAAACGATCATTACCATGCCTACAGAGT cTGATCTTCTAATGCAAGTGGAAGGAAAACCCAAATGCTGCTTCTTTAAATTTAGctctaaaatacaatacaataaagtAGTAAAGGCCCAACTGTGGATATATCTGAGACCCGTCAAGACTCCTACAACAGTGTTTGTGCAAATCCTGAGACTCATCAAACCCATGAAAGACGGTACAAGGTATACTGGAATCCGATCTCTGAAACTTGACATGAACCCAGGCACTGGTATTTGGCAGAGCATTGATGTGAAGACAGTGTTGCAAAATTGGCTCAAACAACCTGAATCCAACTTAGGCATTGAAATCAAAGCTTTAGATGAGAATGGTCATGATCTTGCTGTAACCTTCCCAGGACCAGGAGAAGATGGGCTG AATCCCTTTTTAGAAGTCAAGGTAACAGACACACCAAAAAGATCCAGGAGAGATTTTGGACTCGACTGTGATGAGCACTCAACAGAATCTCGATGCTGTCGTTACCCTCTAACTGTGGATTTTGAAGCTTTTGGATGGGACTGGATTATTGCACCCAAAAGATATAAGGCCAATTACTGCTCTGGAGAGTgtgaatttgtatttttacaaaaataccCTCACACTCATCTTGTGCACCAAGCAAACCCCAGAGGTTCAGCAGGCCCCTGCTGTACTCCCACAAAGATGTCTCCAATCAATATGCTATATTTTAATGGCAAAGAACAAATAATATATGGGAAAATTCCAGCCATGGTAGTAGATCGCTGTGGGTGCTCATGA